In Gigantopelta aegis isolate Gae_Host chromosome 6, Gae_host_genome, whole genome shotgun sequence, the following are encoded in one genomic region:
- the LOC121376105 gene encoding uncharacterized protein LOC121376105 → MQKGDVVAVQVPTLSLNGVATAVTFFLGMVLFLLAFGSSEWLGLDGGITVSLWKSCQKNFKTDEWTCAPWDELPDFVRATQGFCVIGLLIYVVSAIVLVSYLVMPSLHEIRSILIAICLLTFSAGCMTLMALVVMGIKGKDFCLDIRRDSIKLFQFFAQGVYASGQFYIGWSSVVAILSSLVTLSSFVFSMIEFMRINDLPTHHV, encoded by the exons ATGCAAAAAGGAGACGTCGTCGCCGTACAGGTGCCCACCCTGTCTCTGAACGGCGTCGCCACGGCTGTGACGTTCTTCCTGGGGATGGTTCTCTTCCTGCTGGCCTTCGGATCGTCAGAGTGGTTGGGGCTGGACGGCGGAATTACCGTCAGTCTGTGGAAGAGCTGTCAGAAGAACTTCAAGACGGACGAGTGGACGTGCGCTCCGTGGGACGAGTTGCCAG ATTTTGTGAGAGCCACACAAGGATTCTGTGTCATAGGTCTGTTAATCTACGTCGTGTCCGCCATCGTGCTGGTCAGCTACCTCGTGATGCCGTCGCTACACGAAATACGCAGCATCCTCATTGCAATATGTCTCCTCACATTCTCCGCAG GTTGCATGACTCTAATGGCTCTGGTTGTGATGGGAATCAAGGGCAAGGACTTCTGTCTGGACATCCGGCGAGACAGCATCAAGTTGTTCCAGTTCTTCGCACAGGGCGTGTACGCGTCCGGACAGTTCTACATCGGGTGGTCATCCGTCGTGGCCATCCTGTCCTCGCTAGTGACGCTGTCCAGTTTCGTCTTCAGCATGATAGAGTTCATGAGAATCAACGATCTTCCCACGCACCATGTATAA